A segment of the Hallerella succinigenes genome:
AATCTTTTTTGCGGAACGCAAAAATGAAGTAGACAGGCGCCTTCAAAATATTCGCGAGCGCAAAAGAACCTTCCGGGAACTCGGCGGCATCCCCTAAAAAGTTCAGCGGAATAAAACGGTTCTGCGAATTTGCCGAAGTTCTATCGCCTGCAATCGCAACGAGGTTTCCCGCCTGAATTTTTTCACGCATGCTGATCGCCGTATCGACGCCGATCGAGTTTGCATCAAAGCTGTTTGTCATCAGCTCGGGATTCAGTTCACGGAGAAGTGCGTTAAAGCACTTCGTTCCCGAAAAATCAACAACCGGAAAAACCTGAAAATTCCGCTTCGTATGTTCCTTGCGATAGCCTGTCAAGGAACGCATCGCTTCGATGTTTCCAAGATGCGAGCAAAGGATAAAAGCTCCCTTGCCGCTGTCGAGCAGGTTCACCAAATCGTCGATGTCGTCGTTCTGGGTTTCGAGTTCCGAAAGCGACATCTTTCCAGCCCAGCCTCGAATTTTTTCAATCATCGAAAGGGCAAAGGCGAGAATGTGACGGTACACGGCAAACGGCGGAATCTTTTTTCCCTTCATCTTGGAAACATGTTCCAAAAAAAGTCGCGAGCGTTTGCGGACCGGAGCCGCCCCCAAGTAAAAGAAGAACACCACTATAGCAACAATCAGTTCCACAAGTTTACGCGGCAGGTGAATCGTCACCCACAGCATAAAACGGAATTTCCACGCCGTCTTCGACGCTTCTTCAATTTGTGACCAATGTTCTTCAGCCATGTTTTTTCTTTTGAAGCAACAGTTTAGGCAAACGGACAAGCATTCCACAGCAAAGGCGCGTGTGCAGCCAAGAAATTTCCAAATTGTCATGCAACATGCGGAAGTTCGAGACGCCATTTTCCGGATAAATGACCTTCACCGGATAAAAATGCATTTTGACTCCAGCCCATGCAAGACGCACAAGGATTTCAATATCGAATCCCATGCGGAACGTCAAAATTTTATCCAGTACAGGGACGGTCGCCTGGAGCGGATAAACGCGGAATCCGCACATCGCATCCGGAATGTCTTTAGAAAGCGTTTCTACAGCCACCCAAAAGTTCGTGATCTTTCGACCGACTTCACGTCCCTTAGGAACGCTTGCATCATACTGAGGAAATCCGCCGACCAAGGATTCGGGGTGTTTCCGAGCCGTCTTCAGCAAAAACGGAATCATCGAGGGATCGTGTTGACCATCCGCATCGATTTGCAGCGCATGGGTAAATCCCGCTTTTAAAGCTTCTTTGCAACCCGTGCAAACAGCACCGCCCTTTCCCATATTGACGCTATGCGAAACAACCATCACGTTCGGGATTTCTTCTGCCACCTTTTGCAGCACCTGCAACGCTTCGGGAGTATTTCCGTCATCGACAATGACCACGGGTAAATTTTGAGAGTTCAACTTTTGAACAACTGTACGGACCGTATTTTCATGACGGTATACCGGGACAATGGCACAAGGCTTAAATTCCATTAGGCATTTTCCTTTTTCAGCACGATCGTGCCTCCAGAACAGTTTTTATCGTCTTCACCCGTGATTTTAAAAGCAAGCTTTCCCGTATCCGGAGAATAAGTCTCTTCGATCGTCACCGGATGTTCTGGGAAAATCGGGTTCGAAAATTTGATGCGTTGCATTTTTTCGATTGTCGTCGGAAGCTTCATAAAGCCGCGGAAGAAGCGAAGGATCAAATCGATTTGTACAACCGCCGGAAGCAGCTTGAATTCCGGGAAGTGACCGTCGTAATAATCACTTGTCGCAGGAATCACTATTTTTACTGTCAGTTTGTTGCCTTCCAGATGATACTTGAGAATTTTAAAATTCGGAGATTCGGGAATTTCGAACAAAGCCTGTACCTCACGCGTTTTGATTTTTCCCATTGCATCTTGCGGAAGTTCTTCCAGATAGCGCCATTTTTTGGGCTGCACTGTATTTTCAAGAAATCCGGAAAGATGCTGCTTAAAAAATGCATTCACGTCTTTCTTTTCTACGCCGTGGAACTTGGCAACGCCTTCATCGTTCAGCACGATTGCAGCAGCGAGGAACTGACGCTTGCCCGTCATCGGCACCACGCGCACATCACGCACGACACCCGTCTGACGCAAACGGTTTTCCACTTCCGGAAGGGAAATGCGCTTTTCTTCGATCTTCACAATCGAATCTGCACGGCCCATCAACTGGAACGTTCCATCGTCTTCAATCTTTCCCAAGTCGCCCGTCACAAAGCCGCCGATATCCGTGTAAGAGGAATCGATTTTCAGACAACCGTTTTCCGCAAACGAGATCTTATTCGGCGGAACGGGCGTCCACAATTTCTTTTCCCGAATGCGACGCGTTGCAATCGCACCGGTTTCCGTGCAGCCGTAGATTTCCTGCACGCCGTTCCCCGAAAGTTCTTCAACCCTATTCGCCACTTCATCGGGCAAAAGTCCACCGGCAGAAAGCCAGAATGGCGGTTTCTTGAACGGCAAGGGTTTCTTGCGGTTTGCGGCAAGACGTTTTAAGAAGGCGGGGCTCGCCACGATTACGGCCGGTTCCTTTACAATCTGTTCGAGTTCTTCCGGGAATTCAAAACGAACGCGGCGAATCGGAAGACCTGCAGAAATCGGCACAAAGATCGAGAAAGCCATGCCGTAAATGTGGTGATGGTTCACCGTCATGTAAAAGTTGCGGTTCGCAAATCCGGCAGCAAAGCGTTCGGCAAGAGCATTCGCTTCGTTTTCATATTGCCAGCCTTCCTTCGGGATTTCTTTTGGAACGCCGGTCGTGCCGGACGTGTACATCGCCGCCTTCGCCTGGTTAATATCGAACGGCGTCCACGTACTTTTAGCCGTGTAGGTTTCGATAATCTTCGGAATCTGCAAAGCGCCTTCGGCACCGGTATCGTTCAAAAAGCCGACGTCCGGCTTGCGAATTTCACGAATGAATTCCGGCTGGCGATTGGCGGAGAACAAAATTTTTTTCTGGCTCTGGAAAAGGGCAAAGATCGCAACGAGGAAGTAGTAGACGTCGTCCGCGTTCAAGATCCAAGCTGTGTAAGGTTCCGCTTCAACCGCCTGGCGCACCTTGGAAACGTCCGCCTTAAAGTCCGCCCACGTTTTGACGTCGCCGGAAAGTCCTGCGCCACTGAAGCAGACAACGGAATCGTCCGGGCGAGAGTCCGCTTCAATTTTCGAAAACGGAATGTAAGATTGTAATTGACTTTGTTTCATTTTACGAACTCCAATTTCAGACACAAAAAGAAGTCCCATCAAGATGTATGAAATCAGACCGTTGTACAGCGACCAGATCTTTTCGTCTGCACACAGTACCGTCCACAGCGCAACGGATCCGTTCAGAATAAAAAAAATGCACCAGGTGAGCGTTACCCGGTCGCAGTAGCGTTCGACAGAAGTTCTGTCCGCTGTCTGCAGGATTCGCTTGTCGGCAAAAGTCGCCAAGCGAAAAACAAAGCTCGGCTTTCGAAAGAGAGTCGCGCCAAAAAAGAAAAGCATCCCGACGTTCACAAGAACCGGATAGAACTTGAGAACGAGGGCGTTATCCAGCGCAAAAGCGGCAACACCACAAGCCAAAAGAAAGGCTACAAAGCAGCCTTCCTTCAGTCGCGATGCCGCTCCCGGCTGTTTTTTTCGCGAAGCTGATATTAAATGAAACGCCGCGAGAAGAAGCAACAAAATGCTCAACTTGCGCGGCGAAAGTCCCCAGAAGCGGAGACCGCAGAATACCAGAATCGGATAAAGAACAGAAAGAACGGCGAAGAGAATCTTCCCCGCTACAGTTTTCATTTCTTTTCTTCAGTACCCTGGGCGAGATCGTTGATTCCGTCCACCACGTCCTGCAGTGTACGCATGCTCTTGAACACTTCTGGATCGATGTTGCGCGGAATGAACGTTTTGAGCTTCACAATCAGGTCTACGGCGTCGATGCTGTCGAGGTTCAGGTCTTCGTAAAGACGAGCTTCCGGGACAACCTTTTCCGGATCCAGTTCAAAATCTTCGATGAGGGCTTCACGGATTTTATCATAAATCTGTTGTTTTTCCATGACTCAGTCCTTTTTGTTGGCAGAGATGTATGCGGCAAGAGCGTCGATCGAAGCAAAATGCTTACGCGTTTCTTCGTTCACCGTAGAGAAGGAAACACCAAAGTTATCCTTGATGGCGATACCGAGTTCAAGAGCGTCTATGCTATCGAGTCCGAGACCGCGACCTTCCTTATTCTGGCCAAACAACGGGGCATCGTCTTCGATGTCCGCCGGTGTGATGTCCTCAAGTTCAAGTGCCTTGATCAGCACCTCCTTAATTTGTACGTTCAATTCAGACATACTATTTTCCGTCCCAATAAAAAAATGTGAGCTCAAATATAAATAAAATTATGCAGAAACCGTTCCAACAAACTCACGGCAAGTCAATTCTGGAGAATTTGTCTTAAAAATCGCACTGCCGACGACAAAAATATTTGCACCGGCCTTCTTCGCTTCCAGAATGTTATCGAGTTTGATACCGCCATCGATTTCAATATCCAGTTCCGGTTTCATCTCACGCAGGGCACGAATTTTATCAAGGCAATACGGGATCAGGCTCTGTCCACCAAAGCCCGGATTCACAGACATGACAAGAACCATGTCCACAGAATCCAGCACCCACTTGATATTTTCAATCGGAGTCGCCGGATTAATGCTCACGGCTGGCTTTGCGCCCAGTTCACGAATGCGATTCAAAAGGCGATCCAAATGGATTGTCGATTCCGCCTGAACGGTCACATAGCGCGCACCGATTTTTACAAATTCGTCTACAAAAAGCTCGGGATTGTCAATCATCAAATGGCAGTCGAGAGGAAGCTTTGTCGCCTTACCGATCAAGCCCGAAATTCCGGGGCCAAAACTGATGTTCGGCACAAAGTGGCCGTCCATGATATCGAGGTGAACAAGTCCCGCTCCGCCGTTTTCAATAGCGGTGAGTTCGGACTGCAGGTTGAGGAAGTTTGCGTTCAAGACGCTCGGGGCAATGATTTGAGCTTGTTTCATAATTCCAAATATAGGTATTGAGCGAAAAATGTTTTTTTGTTATTATTTGTTCACAACGAACAAGGAGGTTGATTGATGTCAACACCAAAGAAAACCACAACAAAAGTAACAAAGGGTACTAAGTGCGCAAAGTGCGCTCCGAAGGCTACTGCTAAGGCAACAGCTCCGAAGGCAAGCAAGTGCGCCAAGACCACCGCACAAACCGCCACCAAGACTACAGAAAAGACCGCTCCGGCCAAGAAGACCGCTGCAAAAACCGTTGCAAAGACCACCGTGAAAAAGGCTGCTCCGAAGGCTTCCAAAAAGGCTCTCGAAGAAGTCGTGTTCAACGTCTACTCCCCGGATTCCAAGTCTGTCGAAGTCGCTGGTGAATTCAACAACTGGACCCCAGCCAAAATGAAGAAAGGCGAACAGGGCGTGTGGAGCGTCAAGCTGAAACTCGCCGCCGGTACTTACCAATACAAGTTCGTTTTCGATGGCAGCTGGGAAATCGACCAGGCTAACCCAAACCGTGTTCCTGACGGTCAGGGTGGTGAAAACAGCGTCAAAAATGTCTAATCCGATTTTTTCGGAAAAAACAATTCGAGAGGGGGTCGCAAATTACGGCACCCCTTTTTGGATTTATGACCGAGCAACTATCGAAAAGCGCATTCAGGAACTCAAGTGCTTCGATACCGTTCGCTTCGCTCAAAAGGCTTGCCCCAACCTTTCCATCCTATCGATTGTCCGCAATGCCGGCGCAGTCGTAGATGCAGTCAGCGCCGGAGAAATCATTCGAGCTCTCCGTGCGGGCTACAAGGCGTGCGAAAACGACAAACAAGTTCCGCAAATTGTCTATTCTGCCGACATCTTCGATCACGACGCAATTGAGCTTGTGAAAAAGCACAACATCCATGTGAACGTCGGTTCTGCGGATATGATCCAGCAGCTCGCCGACGCCGGCGTTCGTTCGAACCTGACTCTCCGCGTGAACCCGGGCTTTGGTCACGGTCACTCGAAGAAGACGAATACGGGTGGACCGCTTTCGAAGCACGGCGTTTGGCATTCCCAATTGAAGGACTGCGTGAAACTCGCACAGGCAAACGGCATGTGGATTACCGGCTTGCACATGCACATCGGCAGCGGTACGGATTTTGAACACCTCGCAACGGTCTGCGACGCCATGCGCGACGCTTCCCGTCGCCTCGGTTCCCATATCCGCATGATTTCTGCAGGCGGTGGCCTTCCGATTCCATACAAGGAAGAAGAAAAGGGCAACCGTATCGACATTCAGGCTTATTATGACCTTTGGGACAAGACCCGTAAGGACATCGCCCAGTCCGTCGGTCACGACGTGGCTCTCGAAGTCGAACCGGGCCGCTACATTGTCGCCGAAAGCGCCGTTCTTGTCGCAGAAATCCGCGCGGTGAAAAAGCAAGAAGACAAGCTCTTCTACCTCGTCGATGCAGGCTTTAACGATCTCGTCCGCCCGTCCTTCTACGGTTCCTACCACGGAATTTCGATCGTTTCCAAAGACGGTCGTGAACTCGGCCCGGAACAAGATGTGATTGTCGCAGGCCCGCTTTGCGAATCCGGTGACGTCTTTACGCAGGAAGAAGGCGGCTACGTAGTCACACGTAAGCTCCCGACAGCCCAAGTCGGCGACTTCCTCGTTTTGCACGACGCAGGTGCTTATGGCAGTGCCATGTCGAGCAATTACAACAGCCGTCGCTTTGCTCCGGAAATTCTCCAGAACAACGGCAAGCTGGAAGTCATCCGCGAACGCCAGACGTTTGAACAGTTAATGGAAAACGAAAAAATCGTTAGCCTTTAATTTCGGATACAGCTGTTAAGCTTATCACATCGCCCCGTTCCAATGCCTTTATTTGGAACGGGGCTTTTTTATATTTCCAAGCGAACCATTATAATTTCATCAGGAAGGAAAATATGACTCTTCTTCAAAGATCCATTGCCGAAGCGATTGGTACATTCTGGCTCGTATTCGGTGGCTGCGGTGCAGCTGTCCTCGCTTGCGGCGTTCCAAACACCGGCATCGGCTATGTCGGAGTTTCCCTCGCCTTTGGTTTAACCGTTCTCACGATGGCTTATGCGATCGGCCACATTTCCGGTTGCCACTTGAACCCGGCTGTAACTCTCGGCCAAGTCGCTGGCGGTCGCTTTCCGGCAAAAGAAGCTCCGGCTTACATCATCGCTCAGGTGATCGGCGGTATCATCGCTGCGGCTGTTCTTTACATCATCGCTAGTCCAGATCTTTCCGCTGGCATCGGCGCTTTTGCAACGAACGGTTGGTCTGACATGGCTAACGCTAACGGTTTGAACGCTTTCGGTGGTAAAGTCTTCGGCATGGGTTCCGCATTCCTCATCGAAATGGTTCTCACGGCTGTGTTCCTCTTTGTGATCATGGGCGCTACGGACGGTCGCGCTCCGGCAGGCTTCGCTCCAATCGCCATCGGTCTCTGCCTCACTTTGATTCACCTCATCAGCATTCCGGCAACGAACACCTCTGTGAACCCGGCCCGCTCTACGGCTGTTGCCGTATTTGTCGGCGGTATGGCCTTAAAGCAGCTTTGGCTCTTCTGGGTCGCTCCGATTCTCGGCGGCGTAATCGGCGGTGTGGCTTACAAGGTCCTCGCCGAAAAGAAGTGCTGCTGTGGCGACAAGTGCTGCTGCGAAAAGAAGGAAGAAGCTTAAATTTTTCCGTTTTAACTTGATGTTTTCACTTGAAGAGCCCTGCGTGAACGCAGGGCTTTTTTGTAAGCGTTCGTTTATAAACTTGCTCAGAGCTTATCCATCAAGGCTTATTTACGCACAACGACTTTTCTATATTTTCGCCATGCTCAACACGTCTCTTTGCTACATCGAACAAAACGGTTCTTACCTCCTTCTGCACCGCGTCAAAAAGAAGAACGACATCAATCACGATAAGTGGATCGGAATCGGCGGAAAGTTTGAAGAAGGCGAGAGCCCGGAAGACTGCATTCGACGTGAAGCCCGTGAAGAAACAGGCTTAGAGCTAGCCGATCTCAAGTACTGCGGCATCATCACGTTCATCAGCGACGGCATGAACGAAGTCGAATTCATGCACCTTTTTAAAGCGACGCAGTTCACCGGTGAAATCAAGGAATGCGACGAAGGCGCCCTTGAATGGATTCCCAAGGAAAAGTTCGCAGAGCTTCCCCATTGGGACGGCGACCGCATCTTTTTAACGCTCCTCGACCGCGAAGTTCCCTTCTTCTCTCTAAAGCTCACTTACAAGGGCGACGAACTGCAAGAAGCCCTTTTGAACGAAAAACCTGTGGACCCTCACGATTTCGCCTACGGTTCGCTCGCCCCGTTTCCGGCGATGCGACGCAAGGACCGCGAAATGTCTGTGGAAGCGGCTTGCGATATTTTAAAGACCGGCGAATACGGCATCCTCGCCACGCAAAATTCCCTCGGCTACCCGTACGGCATTCCTCTGAGCTACGCCTACGACGGAAAGAACATTTGGTTCCACGGGGCGAAAGGCGTCGGCGAAAAAGTCCAGGACTTTGCAAAAGATTCCAAGGTAAGCTTCACCGTGGTCCGCGGTACGGAACTGCACCCAGAAAAATTCAGCACCGCATTCGAAAGTTGCATCGTCTTTGGGCGCGTTCACCCAGCGGAAGATCCCAAAGTCGGCCTGCGCCTTTTAATCGACAAATACAGCCCGGAATACAAGGATGCGGGCGAAGCCTACATCGAACGCGCCATTTCACACACGGGCGTTTACCGCATCGACATTGAACACATCAGTGGCAAAAAGCACCTTTAACAGATTATATTTGGCTACATGGGTGTTCTA
Coding sequences within it:
- a CDS encoding phosphopantetheine-binding protein codes for the protein MSELNVQIKEVLIKALELEDITPADIEDDAPLFGQNKEGRGLGLDSIDALELGIAIKDNFGVSFSTVNEETRKHFASIDALAAYISANKKD
- a CDS encoding glycosyltransferase family 2 protein, with amino-acid sequence MEFKPCAIVPVYRHENTVRTVVQKLNSQNLPVVIVDDGNTPEALQVLQKVAEEIPNVMVVSHSVNMGKGGAVCTGCKEALKAGFTHALQIDADGQHDPSMIPFLLKTARKHPESLVGGFPQYDASVPKGREVGRKITNFWVAVETLSKDIPDAMCGFRVYPLQATVPVLDKILTFRMGFDIEILVRLAWAGVKMHFYPVKVIYPENGVSNFRMLHDNLEISWLHTRLCCGMLVRLPKLLLQKKKHG
- the lysA gene encoding diaminopimelate decarboxylase, encoding MSNPIFSEKTIREGVANYGTPFWIYDRATIEKRIQELKCFDTVRFAQKACPNLSILSIVRNAGAVVDAVSAGEIIRALRAGYKACENDKQVPQIVYSADIFDHDAIELVKKHNIHVNVGSADMIQQLADAGVRSNLTLRVNPGFGHGHSKKTNTGGPLSKHGVWHSQLKDCVKLAQANGMWITGLHMHIGSGTDFEHLATVCDAMRDASRRLGSHIRMISAGGGLPIPYKEEEKGNRIDIQAYYDLWDKTRKDIAQSVGHDVALEVEPGRYIVAESAVLVAEIRAVKKQEDKLFYLVDAGFNDLVRPSFYGSYHGISIVSKDGRELGPEQDVIVAGPLCESGDVFTQEEGGYVVTRKLPTAQVGDFLVLHDAGAYGSAMSSNYNSRRFAPEILQNNGKLEVIRERQTFEQLMENEKIVSL
- the rpe gene encoding ribulose-phosphate 3-epimerase; this encodes MKQAQIIAPSVLNANFLNLQSELTAIENGGAGLVHLDIMDGHFVPNISFGPGISGLIGKATKLPLDCHLMIDNPELFVDEFVKIGARYVTVQAESTIHLDRLLNRIRELGAKPAVSINPATPIENIKWVLDSVDMVLVMSVNPGFGGQSLIPYCLDKIRALREMKPELDIEIDGGIKLDNILEAKKAGANIFVVGSAIFKTNSPELTCREFVGTVSA
- a CDS encoding acyl carrier protein, with amino-acid sequence MEKQQIYDKIREALIEDFELDPEKVVPEARLYEDLNLDSIDAVDLIVKLKTFIPRNIDPEVFKSMRTLQDVVDGINDLAQGTEEKK
- a CDS encoding lipid A biosynthesis acyltransferase, which translates into the protein MAEEHWSQIEEASKTAWKFRFMLWVTIHLPRKLVELIVAIVVFFFYLGAAPVRKRSRLFLEHVSKMKGKKIPPFAVYRHILAFALSMIEKIRGWAGKMSLSELETQNDDIDDLVNLLDSGKGAFILCSHLGNIEAMRSLTGYRKEHTKRNFQVFPVVDFSGTKCFNALLRELNPELMTNSFDANSIGVDTAISMREKIQAGNLVAIAGDRTSANSQNRFIPLNFLGDAAEFPEGSFALANILKAPVYFIFAFRKKDLDITSPYEFHIIRSKTVLGGKRFEQKQQMANLAAEYASHLEKFCLEHPYQWYNFYNFWQKGEST
- the aqpZ gene encoding aquaporin Z, whose translation is MTLLQRSIAEAIGTFWLVFGGCGAAVLACGVPNTGIGYVGVSLAFGLTVLTMAYAIGHISGCHLNPAVTLGQVAGGRFPAKEAPAYIIAQVIGGIIAAAVLYIIASPDLSAGIGAFATNGWSDMANANGLNAFGGKVFGMGSAFLIEMVLTAVFLFVIMGATDGRAPAGFAPIAIGLCLTLIHLISIPATNTSVNPARSTAVAVFVGGMALKQLWLFWVAPILGGVIGGVAYKVLAEKKCCCGDKCCCEKKEEA
- a CDS encoding glycogen-binding domain-containing protein; the encoded protein is MSTPKKTTTKVTKGTKCAKCAPKATAKATAPKASKCAKTTAQTATKTTEKTAPAKKTAAKTVAKTTVKKAAPKASKKALEEVVFNVYSPDSKSVEVAGEFNNWTPAKMKKGEQGVWSVKLKLAAGTYQYKFVFDGSWEIDQANPNRVPDGQGGENSVKNV
- a CDS encoding NUDIX domain-containing protein, coding for MLNTSLCYIEQNGSYLLLHRVKKKNDINHDKWIGIGGKFEEGESPEDCIRREAREETGLELADLKYCGIITFISDGMNEVEFMHLFKATQFTGEIKECDEGALEWIPKEKFAELPHWDGDRIFLTLLDREVPFFSLKLTYKGDELQEALLNEKPVDPHDFAYGSLAPFPAMRRKDREMSVEAACDILKTGEYGILATQNSLGYPYGIPLSYAYDGKNIWFHGAKGVGEKVQDFAKDSKVSFTVVRGTELHPEKFSTAFESCIVFGRVHPAEDPKVGLRLLIDKYSPEYKDAGEAYIERAISHTGVYRIDIEHISGKKHL
- a CDS encoding AMP-binding protein encodes the protein MKTVAGKILFAVLSVLYPILVFCGLRFWGLSPRKLSILLLLLAAFHLISASRKKQPGAASRLKEGCFVAFLLACGVAAFALDNALVLKFYPVLVNVGMLFFFGATLFRKPSFVFRLATFADKRILQTADRTSVERYCDRVTLTWCIFFILNGSVALWTVLCADEKIWSLYNGLISYILMGLLFVSEIGVRKMKQSQLQSYIPFSKIEADSRPDDSVVCFSGAGLSGDVKTWADFKADVSKVRQAVEAEPYTAWILNADDVYYFLVAIFALFQSQKKILFSANRQPEFIREIRKPDVGFLNDTGAEGALQIPKIIETYTAKSTWTPFDINQAKAAMYTSGTTGVPKEIPKEGWQYENEANALAERFAAGFANRNFYMTVNHHHIYGMAFSIFVPISAGLPIRRVRFEFPEELEQIVKEPAVIVASPAFLKRLAANRKKPLPFKKPPFWLSAGGLLPDEVANRVEELSGNGVQEIYGCTETGAIATRRIREKKLWTPVPPNKISFAENGCLKIDSSYTDIGGFVTGDLGKIEDDGTFQLMGRADSIVKIEEKRISLPEVENRLRQTGVVRDVRVVPMTGKRQFLAAAIVLNDEGVAKFHGVEKKDVNAFFKQHLSGFLENTVQPKKWRYLEELPQDAMGKIKTREVQALFEIPESPNFKILKYHLEGNKLTVKIVIPATSDYYDGHFPEFKLLPAVVQIDLILRFFRGFMKLPTTIEKMQRIKFSNPIFPEHPVTIEETYSPDTGKLAFKITGEDDKNCSGGTIVLKKENA